The Raphanus sativus cultivar WK10039 chromosome 2, ASM80110v3, whole genome shotgun sequence DNA segment GGAAGAGATACTCTAATTCATGGCTATTCTCTTCAGACCTCCACAGTGCAGAGCCTTCTCTCTTCCCGTATTCAACAACCACGCTACCGGAGAAACCACTCCCTCTCCTAACTCCGTAAAGCTAAAAAAATCCGGCGCCGAGAGCTGGAGCTCCCGTTTCCGATCGAAATCTCTCAGCTTGGTGTTCTCTGGAGCTCTAGCTCTCGGTTTATCTCTATCCGGTTCGTTCCACCATTTCTTCGACACAAGATTGAACAgagtttgaatctttcttttcttttttttttgtttttgcaggcGGCGTTGGAGTTGCAGAAGCGGCGAAAGTGGGAGTAAACAAACCAGAACTGCTCCCAAAAGAGTTCACTTCTGTCATAGATGTTGCTGGTTTCCTCTCTGATGGCCAGGTTTATTAATAATGTTCTCATGTCTTCTCGTCTTCGTGCTCTGTCGGCCCATTTGGTTTTGATTATAATTGGATGTTTTGCTGTTTGAGAATTGTTTACAGGAGAAGAGGATTGCTGAAGAAATCGATGATATTGAGAAAGATACAGGGTTTAAGCTGAGAGTCTTGGCTCAAAACTATCCTGTTACACCTggtataatgatatatatagtcTATGCTTTTTTGTACTTACTTGATAACATGGTTTCTCTAAATTAGGACTAGCTGTCAAGGATTACTGGCAAGTTGatgataacactattgtgttTGTCGCTGATCCCACTTTTGGTAttataacacacacacacacacacactctttGTTTTTATCTCTTTAAGTGATGATATATCGATCAATGATGGCTTGATTTTGAAAACAGGGAACATATTGAACTTCAATGTTGGGGCTACTGTTGATTTGGACATACCTCGTAGTTTCTGGAGTCGTTTAGCTGGGAAGTACGGCAACATGTTTTACTGGAAAGAAAAGGCAAGAAAGAAGCAGGacactctttctttcttttttttgtaatgtatgaTCATATGCCTCTTAACTGTTAAAAACAAATGtattgttttgaaattagggtGAAGATGCATCCATCGAAGCTGCAGTGATGGCTATATCAAGTTGCTTAAGGGAACCCGTTGGTGCAAATAACTGTGCAGAGATTTACTGAAGTATTATGACCCAAGAAAATGTCTGTTATAAACACTGTATAAACATCGATACCACGTGTGATAGTAAGAGTATAGATGTTGAATCTGACATCAACCCTATATAGTTTTTGTACTTGTGTTATATCGTACTGTATTAGTACGTTTGTCGAGATTGTTCAAAACAACTTGGATCATTTGTCAAACTTGGAAGGAGAATGTGGAATTGTTTAAGAAATATCCCGAAATTTCTTTCCACTCTCGTTATATTCATAGCGGCCCAGATGAATGATTCTCATTTCAAACCCATTACAAATGCCCGCCCCATTTTCTCTTGTTTTATTTATAGCGGCCCACATGTAACTCCTTGGGTTACATGCAATGCTTATGAAACCAGTGTTATGCCATTTCTAATGTTTACTTATTGTGATTTGTATTGCCATTCTATATTTTAGGTTTTATTTCCACTTTGTTGTATtctcttttgatttttgttgtattttgcTTTGATGGAGCTTAAACTCTTCAAAGTTTAATACAAGTTTCGcttgatcaaaaagaaaaaaaaagtttcgtTTGATCAAAAAGTTAGTAATTGCAGACACGACTATTCAACACGTAAAAGAGTGAAACCAGTGTAAATAAAACTGGGAAGTCTTAATGGGATAATCTTATTTGAACATATAAAAATCAAAGTCAGCCTAACATTGATTAATGTTAAGTTCAAAGTGTTTGACAAGTTTCAAAAGCTAATGGAATGGTCAAATTAGtttcaaatttgattttaaGTAATAGTGAGAATTCGAACAAACGTTTTCTTGGACTATAATGGCTTCCCTCGTGTGACAGAGAGGACTCCACTATTGAGCCCCTAGAAAACAGAACGACTCCAGTAACGTGTTGATCCCAAACGACTTTTATTAGtgtggttttcttttcttctgccAACTAGCAAGAGATTTTCACtggataatatatatagttgaAATTTAGAACCAATTACTCCcatttaatacaaaaaaacaaataaactgATTAGTTAATACTAAAACCAGACAATGAAACAAGGTGGAAACATGGTTGCACGTGTGGCTGCGCGACCAAGTAATATTTGAAAAGGTCAAGAGTTTCCTTATTATATTCAACTTGTCTTTTATTAATACTACAAATTGTTTATATTCTGTTGATCAGCTTGGATTTGAGTTTCCCTTATACATTTTCGTCCTTCAACATGATCAAACTTAAAAGATATATGCTGTTTACGTCGATTAAATACATAGCTCTAGTTCTTTCAGTGCTacgatatatataaatatatatagttatatagacTTGAGAGCTACATAATACATGTATTGGTATTATTTCCATTTAATCAGTTATAGCATGTTATCATGTGGAGATACACATTAACACTATTAAATCAAGATATACATATTTGTAGCTATGAGATGCTAAGATTGGACGATTTTAGAGCTAAATAATTAGGTAATCATATAGATTTGGGATATTCGTAGGTGGTGTTTGACTGTTTgtacataaaaaaaatagatctaTTGagtaaataaattaagaaaataaataagtgcaactaattaaaaatatacacttctattctattaaaacaagaacatgatctattaataaatgttatgtccaactatatattttatttatttaaaagactattctatgaaattaaattaatattaaatataaatatgattacaaaaagattaaatataaaaattaaaattttcaaatttttttttaaatatatccGGCCTTTAAAAGAGCAGATCAGAATTTAGTATTaggtaaaactaaaattttcctgagaaataaaaataataaaatattacaacCTAGGTATTATAACCTTCAATAACGAGGGTTGTAAACAAAATTAGAGCAAAAAAATGTGAAAGAGAATGTGTACATGTGCTTATACGACCTCACATGTAGCAAGTTCTTATTTGAGTTTCATGGAacacaaacacacataaataagAAAGACCTCACATGTAGCAAGTTCTTATTTGAGTTTCATCGACGACAACTACTACACATAAATAAGAAGACCTTTCTATTTTGGCAATTATGTATTCCAGCTATTCAAATGGACCTTACCGGTGGGGAGGCTTGTGCCATGTAATTCAAACAGAGATAAAAGTTTTCCAAGTGGGACTGACGTGGATTGATCCCACTAATTATAACATGTCAACATTAAACCCTACACCATTAATCATACCTTGTTTTTATCATCATGGCTCATGATATCATCATACAAAAGCTCGCATAAGTCATAAGCACATGTAAAGCCGATCTTATTTATACATAGTGTCtgatttattaatgattttgtCCTTCAGAAATTAGCTTGTAGTTTCTTTTTTGATgtggctttatttttttttgctatggatttattttaaaaacattaataatactaaatagaagttttgaaatttgattttcagaactaaaatatttttaatataaaaatagttattgaAAGAGAAACGGATATTTACCATAAATATTGAAAGAGAACTAAACCAtgattattttaacaaaagTTTTAGAAAGAGAAATGGATATCTACAGTATGTATAATAACCCTTTCGAATCAACTTCGTAACAAAATTTGAAACATTAGCTTTAAACTtctaaactttcaaaaattaatataaagtaTATGTTCTCCAAATGACTAAAAAGAGTTATTAATTTCTTTACTATATTGTCAATGATCTCCAAAATTTCAGGGTCGACCAAGACCACATGTAATATATAATCAGTGTAAAAGTCCCCGAGCAGCATAGATTTTAGTTGCCGTAATGTTATTAAGATGTCTATTTGCAAATGAAATTGTGTTTATTCAGAATTAGTAAGAAATTATTGGTAAACAAATATAGTGAGCCCTGTGGTTTCAGAACTGAGTCAGAAACACGTGGCATTTTAGTTCATGGTTTAACTTTCACCTTACATCTTCATCGTCATCATAATGCcactatataatatttctataatgTCGTTGACGAATCCTCTTTTTGAAGCAATAACAATTATATATGtcattttttgtatttatgtgTTGGGTTATAGGTTTTCGCATCAGCAAATGATTTGGAGGAAGTTtaatatacaatttatattatCTTCTGTGGAGCTCACATAGAACTTTGTAGATAAAAATACTtacattgtttttcttttctttataaattctATCAGTTGATCCGGTCGatctcaaaaaaaatatttaatattacaGAATGGATCCAAAAGTGTACCACACTATCTTATTCGAATTTTGAATACCTTTCGACTAATGCCAGAGAATAAATCGATCATATATTACAGCTCATCATGTAAATCAATTTGACCAAAACCTAAACTcaaattagttaaataataataatatagttcacaaaaaaaattaaactcatAACTGAATGGGTACACACCAAACCCCAGAAGTTTACCACTAAACTACCACCATTTGGTTAACTTGCATTTTCTTTTAGTATCTCAAATTAAGATTTCGAACAATCATGCAAGATGTTGATTAGTGCATTCAATCTTACGTATATTAGATAATAGATGATTAGATGGTGTATCTCTGTATTATATGATATTCTGAG contains these protein-coding regions:
- the LOC108839900 gene encoding thylakoid lumenal 15.0 kDa protein 2, chloroplastic isoform X1 produces the protein MAILFRPPQCRAFSLPVFNNHATGETTPSPNSVKLKKSGAESWSSRFRSKSLSLVFSGALALGLSLSGGVGVAEAAKVGVNKPELLPKEFTSVIDVAGFLSDGQEKRIAEEIDDIEKDTGFKLRVLAQNYPVTPGLAVKDYWQVDDNTIVFVADPTFGNILNFNVGATVDLDIPRSFWSRLAGKYGNMFYWKEKGEDASIEAAVMAISSCLREPVGANNCAEIY
- the LOC108839900 gene encoding thylakoid lumenal 15.0 kDa protein 2, chloroplastic isoform X2 yields the protein MAILFRPPQCRAFSLPVFNNHATGETTPSPNSVKLKKSGAESWSSRFRSKSLSLVFSGALALGLSLSGGVGVAEAAKVGVNKPELLPKEFTSVIDVAGFLSDGQEKRIAEEIDDIEKDTGFKLRVLAQNYPVTPGNILNFNVGATVDLDIPRSFWSRLAGKYGNMFYWKEKGEDASIEAAVMAISSCLREPVGANNCAEIY